Proteins encoded together in one Chitinophaga varians window:
- a CDS encoding VanZ family protein, protein MKIWKYYIPATAWIILILIVCTLPGKDIPTNSFFEKVHFDKFVHFGLFGGIVFFLSLGVYWQRKQLSSGMLFLFVVLAAFYGFVIELIQKYWAIGRSFDMYDVAADTLGAIAGVFVFKLFRYLFLKQSK, encoded by the coding sequence ATGAAAATCTGGAAATACTATATTCCTGCCACCGCTTGGATCATCTTGATCCTGATAGTGTGTACCCTGCCAGGTAAGGATATCCCCACGAACTCTTTTTTTGAAAAAGTCCATTTCGATAAGTTCGTTCACTTCGGCCTTTTCGGCGGCATTGTGTTTTTCCTGAGCCTGGGCGTATACTGGCAGCGAAAACAGCTGTCTTCCGGCATGTTATTCCTTTTTGTGGTACTGGCGGCTTTTTACGGATTTGTTATTGAGCTGATTCAGAAATACTGGGCCATCGGGCGCAGCTTTGATATGTACGATGTGGCAGCCGATACACTGGGCGCTATTGCAGGCGTCTTTGTGTTTAAGCTCTTTCGTTATCTCTTTCTGAAGCAGTCTAAATAA
- a CDS encoding OmpA family protein, which yields MKRLNVLVALVLSVTMLFSCSTWQSMDNTKKGAAIGVGGGAAAGAIIGKAAGNTALGAIIGAALGGAGGALIGKKMDKQAQEIKNEVPNATVERVDEGINVTFDAGVLFGFDKSDLSPAAQESVQQLAKILNKYPDTYVRVEGHTDDRGTDAYNMGLSERRTNTVVNYLKTQGVAANRIQGFWYGKSQPKVPNDSDANRAKNRRVEFSIFANDKMKQDAKREAGQQ from the coding sequence ATGAAAAGACTCAATGTTCTGGTAGCCCTGGTTTTATCAGTAACCATGTTGTTTAGCTGTAGCACCTGGCAGAGCATGGACAATACTAAAAAAGGCGCTGCTATTGGCGTGGGCGGTGGCGCTGCTGCCGGTGCCATTATTGGTAAAGCGGCCGGTAACACAGCTCTGGGCGCTATTATTGGTGCCGCTCTTGGTGGTGCTGGTGGTGCGCTGATCGGTAAGAAAATGGACAAACAGGCACAGGAAATCAAAAATGAAGTGCCGAACGCTACGGTTGAACGTGTGGATGAGGGTATTAACGTGACATTTGATGCGGGCGTACTGTTTGGTTTTGATAAATCTGACCTGTCCCCTGCTGCACAGGAAAGCGTACAGCAACTGGCAAAAATCCTGAACAAATACCCTGACACCTACGTACGTGTGGAAGGTCACACGGATGACAGAGGTACAGATGCTTACAACATGGGCTTGTCTGAAAGAAGGACCAACACAGTAGTAAACTATCTGAAAACACAGGGCGTTGCTGCAAACCGTATCCAGGGCTTCTGGTATGGTAAGAGCCAGCCTAAAGTACCAAACGATTCAGATGCTAACCGCGCTAAAAACCGTCGTGTTGAGTTTTCCATCTTCGCTAACGACAAGATGAAACAAGACGCTAAGAGAGAAGCAGGTCAGCAATAA
- a CDS encoding peptidylprolyl isomerase: MKKTVLLCTLLMAITAMAMAKNRKVKVITPYGTMIIRLWDQTPKHRDNFLKLSRQHFYDSTLFHRVIKQFMIQGGDPDSKHAKPGAPLGEGDVGYTIPPEFQLDLFHRKGALAAARDDNPTKASSGCQFYIVQGKIFTDEQLDKLEKTRLGGRKIPVDQREVYKTEGGSPHLDQNYTVFGQVIKGMEVIDKIAAVKTDSLNRPLENVPMKIRVIKKWLFF, encoded by the coding sequence ATGAAAAAAACTGTACTCCTTTGTACCTTACTGATGGCCATCACCGCTATGGCCATGGCCAAAAACAGGAAAGTGAAGGTCATTACCCCCTATGGCACCATGATCATACGCCTGTGGGACCAAACGCCCAAACACCGGGACAATTTCCTGAAGCTGAGCAGGCAACATTTCTATGATAGCACCCTGTTCCATCGTGTTATCAAACAGTTTATGATCCAGGGTGGCGATCCGGACTCCAAACATGCCAAACCCGGCGCCCCGCTCGGTGAAGGCGATGTAGGATATACGATCCCTCCTGAATTCCAGCTGGACCTGTTCCACCGCAAAGGAGCATTGGCCGCGGCCCGTGACGATAATCCCACCAAAGCTTCCTCCGGGTGCCAGTTCTACATCGTACAAGGCAAAATCTTCACCGACGAACAACTGGACAAACTGGAGAAGACAAGGCTGGGCGGCCGCAAAATCCCGGTAGATCAAAGAGAGGTGTACAAAACAGAAGGTGGTTCCCCACATCTTGACCAAAACTATACAGTATTTGGCCAGGTTATTAAAGGCATGGAGGTGATCGATAAAATCGCCGCCGTGAAAACCGATAGCCTCAACAGGCCACTGGAGAATGTTCCCATGAAGATAAGGGTCATTAAAAAGTGGCTGTTCTTTTAA
- the prfA gene encoding peptide chain release factor 1, with protein sequence MIDKLEAIKGRFEQVALALTNPEVVSDNKKFGQLSKEYRQLEKIVKAYDAYRKLLDNIAFNKEVLDSGDEEMRELAKAETEALQEQKVEQEELIRNLLIPKDPQDEKNAILEIRAGTGGDEASLFAGDLMRMYLRFCETKGWSTNLLNETPGSAGGFKEVVIEVSGDDVYGTLKFESGVHRVQRVPATEAAGRVHTSAATVAVLPEAEEVDVDVREADIKMDTFRSSGAGGQHVNKTESAVRLTHIPTGVVVECQEGRSQHSNREIAMKMLRTRIYEAAVRKHEDAIASQRKSLVSTGDRSAKIRTYNYPQGRVTDHRIGMTVYNLDAFMNGEIKDMVDALQFAENAEKLKQGS encoded by the coding sequence ATGATAGACAAACTCGAAGCGATAAAAGGCCGTTTTGAACAGGTTGCGCTGGCGCTGACCAACCCGGAGGTAGTAAGCGACAACAAAAAATTTGGCCAGCTTAGCAAGGAATACCGGCAGCTGGAAAAAATCGTGAAGGCATATGATGCCTACCGGAAGCTGCTGGACAATATTGCCTTCAACAAGGAAGTGCTGGACAGTGGCGACGAAGAGATGCGCGAACTGGCCAAAGCCGAAACGGAAGCGCTGCAGGAGCAGAAGGTAGAGCAGGAAGAGCTGATCCGTAACCTGCTGATCCCTAAAGATCCTCAGGACGAGAAAAACGCCATCCTTGAGATACGTGCCGGTACCGGTGGTGATGAGGCCAGCCTCTTTGCCGGTGACCTGATGCGCATGTACCTGCGCTTCTGCGAAACCAAGGGCTGGAGCACCAACCTGCTGAATGAGACCCCTGGTTCTGCCGGTGGTTTTAAAGAGGTGGTAATAGAAGTCAGTGGTGACGATGTATATGGCACCCTGAAGTTTGAATCCGGCGTACACCGCGTACAGCGTGTGCCTGCCACAGAAGCCGCCGGCCGTGTGCATACCTCCGCTGCTACCGTGGCGGTGCTGCCCGAAGCCGAAGAGGTGGACGTGGACGTTCGTGAAGCCGATATTAAAATGGATACTTTCCGTTCTTCCGGCGCTGGTGGCCAGCACGTAAATAAAACCGAGTCAGCGGTAAGGCTTACCCACATCCCTACCGGCGTGGTAGTGGAATGCCAGGAAGGCCGTAGCCAGCACTCCAACCGCGAAATCGCCATGAAAATGCTGCGTACCCGTATCTATGAGGCCGCAGTCCGCAAACATGAGGACGCTATCGCTTCCCAGCGTAAAAGCCTTGTGTCTACCGGCGACCGTTCCGCGAAAATCCGTACCTATAACTATCCGCAGGGCCGTGTTACAGACCATCGTATAGGCATGACCGTTTACAATCTCGACGCTTTCATGAATGGCGAAATCAAGGACATGGTGGATGCCCTCCAGTTTGCCGAGAACGCCGAGAAACTGAAACAGGGTAGCTAA
- the gcvH gene encoding glycine cleavage system protein GcvH: MNFPSNLRYTKDHEWILLEGNVATIGITEFAQRELGDIVFVDIPTVGKTLAAEEVFGTVEAVKTVSDLFLPVAGTISEVNPDLNDEPELVNSDPYGEGWMVKLTVSNPADVNALLTADQYQKLID; this comes from the coding sequence ATGAATTTTCCGTCAAACCTGCGTTACACCAAGGATCACGAATGGATTTTATTAGAAGGTAACGTTGCTACAATCGGCATTACCGAGTTTGCTCAACGCGAATTAGGCGATATCGTCTTTGTTGATATTCCTACAGTAGGTAAGACTTTGGCCGCCGAAGAAGTATTCGGTACCGTTGAAGCAGTAAAAACTGTTTCTGACCTGTTCCTGCCTGTTGCTGGTACCATCAGCGAAGTAAACCCTGACCTGAACGATGAGCCGGAACTGGTAAACTCCGACCCATATGGCGAAGGCTGGATGGTTAAACTGACCGTTTCCAACCCTGCTGACGTTAATGCGCTGCTGACTGCCGATCAATACCAGAAGCTGATCGACTAA